The following are from one region of the Mesorhizobium shangrilense genome:
- a CDS encoding MbcA/ParS/Xre antitoxin family protein → MGLVQYSDNGLFAPRKIAEAFRTTSEEVARTAGLGRDAVQRKDRIRSDKTQRRLREMVEVINKVEPRFGSQLMAYAWYRSEPLPGFSGQTAMQLVRSGRADDVLDYVDAIDAGVHA, encoded by the coding sequence ATGGGTCTCGTCCAGTATTCCGACAATGGACTCTTCGCGCCACGCAAGATCGCGGAAGCGTTCCGCACGACCAGCGAGGAGGTCGCCCGCACGGCGGGGCTTGGCAGGGACGCGGTTCAGCGCAAGGACCGTATCCGGTCGGACAAGACCCAGCGCCGGCTGCGCGAGATGGTCGAGGTGATCAACAAGGTCGAGCCGCGTTTCGGTTCGCAACTGATGGCCTATGCCTGGTATCGCTCGGAGCCGCTGCCGGGCTTTTCGGGCCAGACGGCCATGCAGCTCGTGCGCAGCGGCCGTGCGGACGACGTGCTGGACTATGTCGACGCGATCGACGCCGGCGTGCACGCCTGA
- a CDS encoding GMC family oxidoreductase produces the protein MAEFDFIVVGAGSAGCVLANRLTRSGRHRVLLLEAGGSDRRFMIRMPIGYGHSFYNPKVNWKFETGPQEALAGRSSYWPRGKVLGGSSSINAMVYVRGQRHDFDDWKQAGNPGWGWDDVLPFFKSIETFERGGDAMRGDNGELHVTDMAPSVHPLCKDWLLAAEQAGFHRTPDYNGEQQEGISVYQISAKKGFRASSATAFLHPVTGRSNLKVITGAYATRILFEGSRAVGVEYEVSGIRQTANARREIVLSAGAVHSPALLQHSGVGPGTVLQRFGKPVVKDMPGVGQNLQDHLGIDYLYRSRVRTLNSQLRPWWGRLLLGARYILFRDGPLSLSVNQAGGFVKSSDGLDRVDTQLYFSPVSYSKPTPGVRRLTLPDPFPGFFIGIQPCRPTSRGSIAIGSPDAKAAPVIEPNYLSAPGDMEQMLAGVRLIRRIAAAPAMRDVIIDEMKPGPATQGEDALIADIRARSGSVFHASCTCRMGPDDGRNVVDARLRVHGLQGLRVVDASVFPNVTSGNINAPTIMVAEKGAAMILEDAR, from the coding sequence TTGGCCGAGTTCGATTTCATTGTTGTTGGCGCCGGCTCGGCGGGCTGCGTGCTTGCCAATCGTTTGACCAGATCGGGGAGGCATCGCGTCCTGTTGCTGGAGGCCGGCGGCAGCGACCGTCGCTTCATGATCCGCATGCCGATCGGCTATGGCCACAGCTTCTACAATCCCAAGGTGAACTGGAAGTTCGAGACCGGGCCGCAGGAAGCGCTTGCCGGGCGCAGCAGCTATTGGCCGCGCGGCAAGGTGCTGGGCGGGTCGTCCTCCATCAACGCCATGGTCTATGTGCGTGGTCAGCGGCACGACTTCGACGATTGGAAACAGGCCGGCAATCCCGGCTGGGGCTGGGATGATGTTCTGCCCTTCTTCAAGTCGATCGAAACCTTCGAGCGGGGTGGTGACGCCATGCGGGGCGACAATGGCGAGTTGCACGTCACCGACATGGCCCCATCGGTGCATCCGCTGTGCAAGGACTGGCTGCTGGCCGCCGAGCAGGCCGGTTTCCACAGAACGCCTGACTACAATGGCGAACAGCAGGAAGGCATTTCGGTCTATCAGATCAGCGCGAAAAAGGGGTTTCGCGCCTCGTCGGCGACAGCCTTTCTGCACCCTGTCACCGGCCGTTCGAACCTGAAGGTCATCACCGGCGCATACGCCACACGCATCCTTTTCGAAGGCTCGCGCGCGGTCGGCGTCGAGTATGAGGTCAGCGGGATCAGGCAGACCGCGAACGCCAGGCGGGAAATCGTCCTGTCCGCGGGCGCGGTGCATTCGCCGGCGCTGCTGCAGCATTCGGGCGTTGGTCCCGGCACTGTGTTGCAGAGGTTCGGCAAGCCGGTCGTGAAGGACATGCCGGGGGTTGGGCAAAACCTTCAGGACCACCTTGGCATCGACTATCTCTATCGCTCGCGCGTGCGCACGCTCAACTCGCAACTGCGTCCCTGGTGGGGCCGGCTGCTGCTTGGCGCGCGCTACATTCTGTTTCGGGATGGGCCGCTGTCGCTCAGCGTCAACCAGGCGGGCGGCTTCGTCAAATCCAGTGACGGTCTCGATCGGGTCGATACCCAGCTCTACTTCTCGCCGGTCAGCTACAGCAAGCCGACGCCCGGTGTGCGGCGGCTCACGCTGCCTGATCCGTTTCCCGGCTTCTTCATCGGCATTCAGCCCTGCCGGCCGACGAGCCGCGGCTCCATCGCCATCGGATCACCGGATGCCAAGGCGGCCCCGGTCATCGAACCGAATTATCTTTCGGCGCCGGGGGACATGGAGCAGATGCTTGCCGGCGTCCGGCTGATACGCCGCATAGCCGCAGCGCCAGCCATGCGCGACGTCATCATCGATGAGATGAAGCCTGGCCCGGCGACGCAGGGCGAGGATGCGCTGATCGCGGATATCCGCGCCCGTTCCGGCAGCGTGTTCCATGCGTCCTGCACTTGCCGCATGGGACCGGATGACGGGCGCAATGTGGTCGATGCGCGGCTGCGCGTGCACGGTCTGCAAGGGCTGCGCGTTGTCGATGCTTCGGTGTTCCCGAACGTGACATCCGGCAACATCAACGCGCCGACCATCATGGTGGCGGAAAAGGGCGCGGCGATGATCCTGGAGGATGCGCGCTAA